A window of the Zeugodacus cucurbitae isolate PBARC_wt_2022May chromosome 2, idZeuCucr1.2, whole genome shotgun sequence genome harbors these coding sequences:
- the LOC105217221 gene encoding lateral signaling target protein 2 homolog isoform X1 yields MDTFRKWLNKPKADDKSLLARFYHADRSLTAVASELDSFDGRAEPDRCSRLVSRLRQGQDKVLSITNLIMEELLGEERHPRAFRAKFPEEVLQENLAGQLWFGAECLAAGSSIMHREQESKEMRPLAQAVTKSLGNVRSLLRDQCLRNNVPNSKTLHLDINDSTTEQLYESLKIFDRLFAEFELRYVSAMVQVKTREEYEMQEYICVLFSETLHRALKLGLIDQDKVDTFDPALMFSIPRLAIITGLVVFPKGPLNMDMPADQLSEMFRPFRTILIKIRDLLRTLSKSELQQLEKLLCTNEDIQLTLPVGTSSIEAPSEDQRNNNSTTNSTTASITQNPASSTNEETLAHPLEQRNNNLGDTTPNATTWATQVPTPNSSTISSKNPLKTAKTAAAIGSTKACKKSHCDSCSRRSISSASSDSSAISTPAVSPSPSHSIASTTSAVMNSSTTSPADWSDDDEDENDDEFEDDDEHDEEEDDVDVDDEDDDMLVNDDSESDDDEVVIGDCENEDMVSADCATGYLIPNTNFGNLLQPQEVPLTGNFIASEDDASSNANVEFEEDQQTYADIPTTSAALRRLRLSSQTEHISIDSDDKGTIIAAATTTTTTTSSPKSSPSQGSSDSLTSPIGSVTDKMSACSCEPATSSSSSSTQSNNSASSGKQTTQRHCNNHHHHRHHHHDHSSCALAQTHHSPPSRHYPYHHHNHHHHHHHHHHHRHNRSRNEQTTKAKNGIAEDSVSSDAQSAQLMNPSDVKESKTAASQSNTSSADSSSASSLSEVVAHPLQQPNEVSQAIKVATRKRFKSIENLLHRLFVCIAGVADQLQTNFAADLRQILRSVFLMNMSPAEEDLDIPEKPKESELFEFRASEQDVIQENAGSNQSIYSAEEVNPELDNVFHNNGGSSSSGSGNNSSTSVGGGSNTNNRHSLGGAIQRGNTIDVAEANADSHAGRVHVCRSRSLGDQEHSDIGALPASTSATTTVGGQSSRLSAYISGQRQRRNRNDSVGSASPVSSSSSSSSSASSENNSPISQRTSITHSANSHNHNNNVNNNNNNNNNTTATRASPPSNAVIAPSAYAVAAAAATVAASNGMRNANVNVRLSPPAWVPDDKAPRCMGCRTQFTAFRRRHHCRNCGGVFCGVCSNATAPLPKYGLTKAVRVCRDCYVSEMRGSNSTNGSGAVRSPPISPRSNAPAAATAGGS; encoded by the exons GCAGATGATAAATCCCTACTAGCACGCTTCTATCATGCAGATCGTTCACTCACAGCCGTCGCCAGCGAATTGGACAGCTTCGATGGGCGCGCAGAGCCAGATCGCTGTTCACGTCTTGTCAGCCGGCTGCGACAGGGACAG GACAAAGTACTCTCCATTACTAATTTAATAATGGAAGAGCTGCTTGGCGAAGAACGTCATCCACGTGCATTTCGTGCGAAATTTCCCGAAGAAGTGCTGCAGGAGAATCTGGCCGGTCAATTGTGGTTCGGCGCCGAGTGCCTTGCCGCCGGCTCGTCGATAATGCATCGCGAACAGGAGAGCAAAGAGATGCGCCCATTGGCGCAGGCGGTCACAAAGAGTTTGGGTAATGTGCGCAGCTTGTTGCGTGATCAGTGCCTTCGCAATAATGTGCCGAATAGCAAAACACTACATCTGGATATAAACGACTCGACCACAGAGCAATTGTATGAGAGTTTGAAAATATTCGATCGTCTATTTGCCGAATTCGAATTGCGTTACGTCAGCGCTATGGTGCAGGTGAAGACAAGGGAGGAATACGAAATGCAAGAATACATTTGCGTACTCTTCTCGGAGACATTGCATCGTGCGCTCAAATTGGGTCTCATCGATCAGGACAAAGTGGATACATTCGATCCGGCTTTGATGTTCTCCATACCACGTTTGGCAATTATAACGGGTTTGGTAGTTTTCCCCAAGGGTCCACTCAATATGGATATGCCGGCCGATCAGTTGTCGGAAATGTTTCGACCATTTCGTACGATACTCATAAAAATACGCGATCTACTGCGTACGCTGAGTAAAAGTGAGCTGCAACAGTTGGAGAAGCTTCTCTGCACCAATGAGGACATTCAGCTAACT CTGCCTGTCGGCACCAGCAGCATCGAAGCACCGAGTGAGGATCAacggaacaacaacagcacaactaACAGCACGACTGCGTCAATCACTCAGAATCCTGCCAGCAGCACAAACGAGGAGACTCTTGCGCATCCCCTGGAACAACGAAACAATAATTTAGGCGACACTACGCCTAATGCCACAACCTGGGCGACACAAGTTCCTACGCCTAACTCCAGCACAATAAGTTCAAAAAATCCGCTGAAAACTGCTAAAACAGCAGCTGCTATTGGTTCAACCAAGGCCTGCAAGAAGTCACATTGTGATTCCTGCAGCCGTCGCTCTATATCGTCAGCCTCCAGTGATAGTTCAGCGATTTCCACACCCGCCGTTTCGCCGTCGCCATCACATTCGATTGCATCGACAACGTCCGCCGTAATGAATAGTTCGACTACCTCACCAGCGGACTGGTCCGATGATGATGAAGACGAAAACGATGATGAGTTTGAAGATGATGATGAGCACGACGAGGAGGAGGATGATGTAGACGTCgatgatgaagatgatgatATGCTCGTTAATGACGATAGCGAAAGCGACGATGACGAAGTTGTGATCGGCGATTGTGAGAACGAAGACATGGTTTCAGCCGACTGTGCTACCGGTTATCTCATTCCAAATACAAATTTCGGCAATTTGCTGCAACCACAAGAGGTTCCTTTGACGGGTAATTTCATTGCCAGCGAAGATGATGCTTCCAGCAATGCCAATGTCGAGTTTGAAGAAGATCAGCAAACCTACGCAGATATACCCACCACAAGTGCGGCTTTAAGACGGCTACGTCTTAGCAGTCAAACTGAACACATTTCCATTGACAGTGACGATAAAGGGACAATAATAGCtgcagcaactacaacaacaaccacaacatcCTCACCAAAGTCATCACCCTCACAAGGTAGCAGTGATAGCCTGACCAGTCCAATTGGCAGTGTAACAGACAAAATGTCTGCATGCAGTTGTGAGCCTGCAACTTCGTCTTCATCCTCCTCCACACAAAGTAATAACAGCGCGTCGAGCGGGAAGCAGACAACACAACGTCATTGCAACAACCATCATCACCATCGTCATCATCACCACGATCACAGTAGCTGCGCGCTTGCGCAAACACACCATAGTCCGCCAAGTCGCCACTATCCTTACCATCACCACAACCATCATCACCAccatcaccatcatcatcatcatcggcaCAATCGCAGCCGCAATGAACAAACAACGAAGGCGAAAAACGGCATTGCCGAAGACAGCGTTAGTAGTGATGCGCAGTCGGCACAGCTTATGAATCCAAGTGATGTGAAAGAGTCGAAAACGGCCGCCAGTCAAAGCAACACCTCGAGCGCAGATAGCAGTAGCGCATCTTCGCTGTCAGAGGTTGTTGCGCATCCGCTTCAACAGCCCAATGAAGTCAGTCAGGCAATAAAAGTGGCTACGCGCAAACGTTTCAA AAGCATCGAAAATCTATTGCATCGCCTATTTGTATGCATAGCTGGCGTGGCTGATCAACTGCAGACCAATTTTGCCGCCGATTTACGCCAAATATTGCGCAGCGTATTCCTCATGAATATGTCGCCGGCAGAGGAGGATTTGGATATACCCGAAAAACCAAAGGAATCGGAATTATTTGAATTCCGCGCGTCCGAACAAGATGTGATACAGGAGAATGCCGGCTCCAATCAGAGCATTTATTCAGCCGAAGAAGTCAATCCCGAGCTGGACAATGTATTCCACAATAATGGCGGCAGCAGCAGTTCCGGCAGCGGGAACAACAGCAGCACCAGTGTCGGCGGTGGCAGCAATACCAATAATCGGCATTCCCTCGGTGGCGCCATACAACGTGGCAACACCATAGACGTGGCTGAGGCGAACGCTGATTCGCACGCCGGACGCGTGCATGTTTGTCGCAGTCGCAGTTTAGGTGATCAGGAACACAGTGATATTGGCGCGTTGCCGGCCTCAACGTCTGCCACCACAACTGTTGGTGGTCAGAGCAGCCGCTTAAGCGCATACATTAGCGGCCAACGGCAGAGACGAAATCGTAACGACTCTGTGGGCAGCGCATCGCCCGTatcatcgtcgtcgtcgtcttcATCATCAGCCTCATCGGAAAACAACTCGCCAATTAGCCAACGCACATCAATAACACACTCCGCCAACAGTCACAATCACAATAATAAtgttaacaataacaacaacaacaataataatacaacagcaacaagagcATCACCACCGTCCAATGCGGTTATTGCACCGAGCGCATACGCTgtcgctgccgccgccgccacagTGGCCGCCTCCAACGGTATGCGCAACGCCAACGTGAACGTACGTCTTTCGCCGCCCGCATGGGTGCCGGACGATAAGGCGCCACGCTGCATGGGCTGCCGCACACAGTTCACCGCATTCCGGCGGCGTCATCACTGTCGCAACTGCGGCGGCGTCTTCTGTGGTGTCTGCTCCAATGCAACGGCACCACTGCCCAAATATGGACTGACAAAGGCGGTGCGCGTATGCCGCGACTGTTATGTGAGTGAGATGCGCGGCAGCAACAGCACGAACGGCAGCGGCGCTGTACGCTCGCCGCCCATATCACCGCGTTCCAATGCACCGGCGGCGGCGACAGCTGGCGGTTCGTAG
- the LOC105217221 gene encoding lateral signaling target protein 2 homolog isoform X2, with translation MDTFRKWLNKPKADDKSLLARFYHADRSLTAVASELDSFDGRAEPDRCSRLVSRLRQGQDKVLSITNLIMEELLGEERHPRAFRAKFPEEVLQENLAGQLWFGAECLAAGSSIMHREQESKEMRPLAQAVTKSLGNVRSLLRDQCLRNNVPNSKTLHLDINDSTTEQLYESLKIFDRLFAEFELRYVSAMVQVKTREEYEMQEYICVLFSETLHRALKLGLIDQDKVDTFDPALMFSIPRLAIITGLVVFPKGPLNMDMPADQLSEMFRPFRTILIKIRDLLRTLSKSELQQLEKLLCTNEDIQLTLPVGTSSIEAPSEDQRNNNSTTNSTTASITQNPASSTNEETLAHPLEQRNNNLGDTTPNATTWATQVPTPNSSTISSKNPLKTAKTAAAIGSTKACKKSHCDSCSRRSISSASSDSSAISTPAVSPSPSHSIASTTSAVMNSSTTSPADWSDDDEDENDDEFEDDDEHDEEEDDVDVDDEDDDMLVNDDSESDDDEVVIGDCENEDMVSADCATGYLIPNTNFGNLLQPQEVPLTGNFIASEDDASSNANVEFEEDQQTYADIPTTSAALRRLRLSSQTEHISIDSDDKGTIIAAATTTTTTTSSPKSSPSQGSSDSLTSPIGSVTDKMSACSCEPATSSSSSSTQSNNSASSGKQTTQRHCNNHHHHRHHHHDHSSCALAQTHHSPPSRHYPYHHHNHHHHHHHHHHHRHNRSRNEQTTKAKNGIAEDSVSSDAQSAQLMNPSDVKESKTAASQSNTSSADSSSASSLSEVVAHPLQQPNEVSQAIKVATRKRFNIENLLHRLFVCIAGVADQLQTNFAADLRQILRSVFLMNMSPAEEDLDIPEKPKESELFEFRASEQDVIQENAGSNQSIYSAEEVNPELDNVFHNNGGSSSSGSGNNSSTSVGGGSNTNNRHSLGGAIQRGNTIDVAEANADSHAGRVHVCRSRSLGDQEHSDIGALPASTSATTTVGGQSSRLSAYISGQRQRRNRNDSVGSASPVSSSSSSSSSASSENNSPISQRTSITHSANSHNHNNNVNNNNNNNNNTTATRASPPSNAVIAPSAYAVAAAAATVAASNGMRNANVNVRLSPPAWVPDDKAPRCMGCRTQFTAFRRRHHCRNCGGVFCGVCSNATAPLPKYGLTKAVRVCRDCYVSEMRGSNSTNGSGAVRSPPISPRSNAPAAATAGGS, from the exons GCAGATGATAAATCCCTACTAGCACGCTTCTATCATGCAGATCGTTCACTCACAGCCGTCGCCAGCGAATTGGACAGCTTCGATGGGCGCGCAGAGCCAGATCGCTGTTCACGTCTTGTCAGCCGGCTGCGACAGGGACAG GACAAAGTACTCTCCATTACTAATTTAATAATGGAAGAGCTGCTTGGCGAAGAACGTCATCCACGTGCATTTCGTGCGAAATTTCCCGAAGAAGTGCTGCAGGAGAATCTGGCCGGTCAATTGTGGTTCGGCGCCGAGTGCCTTGCCGCCGGCTCGTCGATAATGCATCGCGAACAGGAGAGCAAAGAGATGCGCCCATTGGCGCAGGCGGTCACAAAGAGTTTGGGTAATGTGCGCAGCTTGTTGCGTGATCAGTGCCTTCGCAATAATGTGCCGAATAGCAAAACACTACATCTGGATATAAACGACTCGACCACAGAGCAATTGTATGAGAGTTTGAAAATATTCGATCGTCTATTTGCCGAATTCGAATTGCGTTACGTCAGCGCTATGGTGCAGGTGAAGACAAGGGAGGAATACGAAATGCAAGAATACATTTGCGTACTCTTCTCGGAGACATTGCATCGTGCGCTCAAATTGGGTCTCATCGATCAGGACAAAGTGGATACATTCGATCCGGCTTTGATGTTCTCCATACCACGTTTGGCAATTATAACGGGTTTGGTAGTTTTCCCCAAGGGTCCACTCAATATGGATATGCCGGCCGATCAGTTGTCGGAAATGTTTCGACCATTTCGTACGATACTCATAAAAATACGCGATCTACTGCGTACGCTGAGTAAAAGTGAGCTGCAACAGTTGGAGAAGCTTCTCTGCACCAATGAGGACATTCAGCTAACT CTGCCTGTCGGCACCAGCAGCATCGAAGCACCGAGTGAGGATCAacggaacaacaacagcacaactaACAGCACGACTGCGTCAATCACTCAGAATCCTGCCAGCAGCACAAACGAGGAGACTCTTGCGCATCCCCTGGAACAACGAAACAATAATTTAGGCGACACTACGCCTAATGCCACAACCTGGGCGACACAAGTTCCTACGCCTAACTCCAGCACAATAAGTTCAAAAAATCCGCTGAAAACTGCTAAAACAGCAGCTGCTATTGGTTCAACCAAGGCCTGCAAGAAGTCACATTGTGATTCCTGCAGCCGTCGCTCTATATCGTCAGCCTCCAGTGATAGTTCAGCGATTTCCACACCCGCCGTTTCGCCGTCGCCATCACATTCGATTGCATCGACAACGTCCGCCGTAATGAATAGTTCGACTACCTCACCAGCGGACTGGTCCGATGATGATGAAGACGAAAACGATGATGAGTTTGAAGATGATGATGAGCACGACGAGGAGGAGGATGATGTAGACGTCgatgatgaagatgatgatATGCTCGTTAATGACGATAGCGAAAGCGACGATGACGAAGTTGTGATCGGCGATTGTGAGAACGAAGACATGGTTTCAGCCGACTGTGCTACCGGTTATCTCATTCCAAATACAAATTTCGGCAATTTGCTGCAACCACAAGAGGTTCCTTTGACGGGTAATTTCATTGCCAGCGAAGATGATGCTTCCAGCAATGCCAATGTCGAGTTTGAAGAAGATCAGCAAACCTACGCAGATATACCCACCACAAGTGCGGCTTTAAGACGGCTACGTCTTAGCAGTCAAACTGAACACATTTCCATTGACAGTGACGATAAAGGGACAATAATAGCtgcagcaactacaacaacaaccacaacatcCTCACCAAAGTCATCACCCTCACAAGGTAGCAGTGATAGCCTGACCAGTCCAATTGGCAGTGTAACAGACAAAATGTCTGCATGCAGTTGTGAGCCTGCAACTTCGTCTTCATCCTCCTCCACACAAAGTAATAACAGCGCGTCGAGCGGGAAGCAGACAACACAACGTCATTGCAACAACCATCATCACCATCGTCATCATCACCACGATCACAGTAGCTGCGCGCTTGCGCAAACACACCATAGTCCGCCAAGTCGCCACTATCCTTACCATCACCACAACCATCATCACCAccatcaccatcatcatcatcatcggcaCAATCGCAGCCGCAATGAACAAACAACGAAGGCGAAAAACGGCATTGCCGAAGACAGCGTTAGTAGTGATGCGCAGTCGGCACAGCTTATGAATCCAAGTGATGTGAAAGAGTCGAAAACGGCCGCCAGTCAAAGCAACACCTCGAGCGCAGATAGCAGTAGCGCATCTTCGCTGTCAGAGGTTGTTGCGCATCCGCTTCAACAGCCCAATGAAGTCAGTCAGGCAATAAAAGTGGCTACGCGCAAACGTTTCAA CATCGAAAATCTATTGCATCGCCTATTTGTATGCATAGCTGGCGTGGCTGATCAACTGCAGACCAATTTTGCCGCCGATTTACGCCAAATATTGCGCAGCGTATTCCTCATGAATATGTCGCCGGCAGAGGAGGATTTGGATATACCCGAAAAACCAAAGGAATCGGAATTATTTGAATTCCGCGCGTCCGAACAAGATGTGATACAGGAGAATGCCGGCTCCAATCAGAGCATTTATTCAGCCGAAGAAGTCAATCCCGAGCTGGACAATGTATTCCACAATAATGGCGGCAGCAGCAGTTCCGGCAGCGGGAACAACAGCAGCACCAGTGTCGGCGGTGGCAGCAATACCAATAATCGGCATTCCCTCGGTGGCGCCATACAACGTGGCAACACCATAGACGTGGCTGAGGCGAACGCTGATTCGCACGCCGGACGCGTGCATGTTTGTCGCAGTCGCAGTTTAGGTGATCAGGAACACAGTGATATTGGCGCGTTGCCGGCCTCAACGTCTGCCACCACAACTGTTGGTGGTCAGAGCAGCCGCTTAAGCGCATACATTAGCGGCCAACGGCAGAGACGAAATCGTAACGACTCTGTGGGCAGCGCATCGCCCGTatcatcgtcgtcgtcgtcttcATCATCAGCCTCATCGGAAAACAACTCGCCAATTAGCCAACGCACATCAATAACACACTCCGCCAACAGTCACAATCACAATAATAAtgttaacaataacaacaacaacaataataatacaacagcaacaagagcATCACCACCGTCCAATGCGGTTATTGCACCGAGCGCATACGCTgtcgctgccgccgccgccacagTGGCCGCCTCCAACGGTATGCGCAACGCCAACGTGAACGTACGTCTTTCGCCGCCCGCATGGGTGCCGGACGATAAGGCGCCACGCTGCATGGGCTGCCGCACACAGTTCACCGCATTCCGGCGGCGTCATCACTGTCGCAACTGCGGCGGCGTCTTCTGTGGTGTCTGCTCCAATGCAACGGCACCACTGCCCAAATATGGACTGACAAAGGCGGTGCGCGTATGCCGCGACTGTTATGTGAGTGAGATGCGCGGCAGCAACAGCACGAACGGCAGCGGCGCTGTACGCTCGCCGCCCATATCACCGCGTTCCAATGCACCGGCGGCGGCGACAGCTGGCGGTTCGTAG
- the LOC105217220 gene encoding cilia- and flagella-associated protein 58 — MPPKKGKGKGKKKKEVVVEIPEPQIQMSEISLRDRELDLLEDLNDDFFSAANQTIQKLMEASRVYEASKMKKYVDIIFNLHRYYAEEVKETSVLRPQVIRAENKLRLALELTANSEEAMERLREALSKAWMESDASLLREQDTQERLQEVMIKCEGLENKEVKKQDDTSEFGHLAKYKNIILRERDRLNGEVIDLEKRLQFQRYYAESLEYINKNNEESMSKLSSHLRMLETEKGNFEVKIRNLQNNLDDQKEINSRTAMKMDGINRELAETQKKLAKKIADYDQQKHVLEKLRNDNAINTRQLLKNDEEISELRKDQRENDEVIRALRLEDKVKANTIAQLTNKYKKTLQDHSSISSKLYKLNRLNHSLGEDISRLKNQINALEKDLLNSTYKFDELRRLKENLQHEREALRSEIIKLNNQIADLKHTIMMQTINIDALQLDINKLNVKLDEARINVSKSEKERDEMAQEVETLHERIEYQQEQIQLKSNQVTDLSEKLQQKHISLINVKKQLETAHSEKMVLRRNLETCTQERDNFRILQMKTNHQIQQLTAEIMSNQNKITNLNLQIERLNNDKKELQSELKNKENLLANVRRELREMKTKNENLHKTIHEDELKFMKMSTDLDETRKEKNLIGLQMVRRNDEIVVLRDKLNNTQTALDQGQTQYNQRVEDIRLLKMEITNLQTERDCLTRAIKSTADMREEIIRLQRSLNQERIKVRSLTEDAKTPTGVHRWRILKGEDPNRYQLLEKVQMLQRRNLKQEIQKEKLQQKLEESHRVCDTLKRVVENLPTTDVKQKLVVTQRINRSQLKKLKALSAELSINQIEMKARECIIDEFKETLKKTKQQQNCEEETVTQPTQSALSSAVVPYVYSSQENYMDCIFYETSDPSQEELKTGLTV; from the exons atgccACCGAAAAAGGGCAAAGGTAAAGGTAAAAAGAAGAAAGAAGTCGTAGTGGAAATACCGGAGCCACAAATTCAGATGTCTGAAATTTCGCTGCGTGATCGTGAATTGGATTTGTTGGAAGACTTGAATGATGACTTCTTCTCAGCAGCCAATCag ACCATACAAAAGCTCATGGAAGCCAGTCGCGTGTATGAGGCTTCGAAGATGAAAAAATATGTGGATATAATATTCAATTTACATCGCTATTATGCCGAAGAGGTGAAGGAGACCTCTGTGTTGCGGCCACAAGTGATACGCGCAGAGAACAAATTGCGCTTGGCTTTGGAGCTGACCGCCAATTCGGAAGAGGCAATGGAACGTCTACGGGAGGCATTGA GTAAGGCATGGATGGAGAGTGATGCATCGTTATTGCGAGAGCAAGATACACAGGAGCGTTTGCAGGAAGTTATGATCAAATGCGAAGGACTAGAGAATAAGGAAGTGAAGAAACAGGATGATACCTCAGA ATTTGGTCATTTAgcgaagtataaaaatattattttacgtgAACGCGATCGTCTCAATGGTGAAGTGATCGATTTAGAGAAGCGTTTGCAATTTCAAAGATACTACGCCGAATCGCTCGAGTATATTAACAAGAACAACGAAGAGAGCATGTCGAAATTAAGCTCACATTTGCGTATGCTCGAAACGGAAAAGGGTAATTTCGAAGTGAAAATAcgtaatttacaaaataatctGGACGATCAGAAGGAGATCAATTCACGTACGGCGATGAAAATGGATGGCATAAATCGCGAG TTAGCTGAGACACAAAAGAAACTAGCGAAGAAAATAGCTGATTACGACCAGCAGAAGCATGTATTGGAGAAACTGCGCAATGATAATGCGATTAATACCAGACAACTTCTGAAAAATGATGAAGAAATCAGTGAGCTACGCAAAGATCAACGTGAAAATGATGAAGTAATTCGAGCATTGCGCTTGGAGGACAAAGTAAAAGCTAACACGATCGCCCAATTGACCAATAAGTACAAGAAGACTTTGCAAGATCACAGCTCTATCTCATCAAAGCTATACAAATTGAATCGGTTGAATCACTCGCTGGGCGAGGATATTTCACGTCTGAA AAACCAAATCAATGCGCTGGAGAAGGATCTGCTCAATTCCACTTACAAGTTCGATGAGTTACGTCGTCTTAAAGAGAATTTGCAACACGAGCGTGAAGCTTTGCGCAGTGAGATCATCAAATTGAACAATCAGATCGCCGATCTTAAACACACGATCATGATGCAGACCATCAATATCGATGCACTGCAACTCGATATAAACAAGTTAAATGTGAAACTCGATGAAGCGCGCATAAATGTATCGAAGTCGGAGAAAGAGCGCGACGAAATGGCCCAAGAGGTAGAAACGCTGCATGAGCGCATCGAATATCAACAGG aacAAATTCAGCTGAAATCTAATCAAGTGACGGATCTAAGCGAGAAATTACAACAGAAACATATTTCGTTGATCAACGTCAAGAAACAATTGGAAACGGCACACTCGGAGAAAATGGTGCTCAGACGAAATTTGGAAACATGTACACAGGAGCGTGATAACTTCCGTATACTACAAATG AAAACAAATCATCAAATTCAACAACTCACTGCAGAAATTATGTCCAATCAAAACAAGATCACCAATCTCAATCTACAAATAGAGCGTTTGAATAACGATAAAAAAGAGCTGCAGAGTGAGTTGAAAAACAAGGAGAATCTATTGGCGAATGTACGTCGCGAATTGCgtgaaatgaaaacgaaaaatgaGAATCTACACAAGACGATACACGAGGATGAGTTGAAGTTCATGAAAATGTCAACGGATCTCGATGAGACGCGCAAAGAGAAGAATCTGATTGGTCTACAGATGGTGCGACGCAACGATGAGATTGTAGTGCTGCGCGATAAGCTCAACAATACACAAACGGCGCTGGATCAAG GTCAGACACAGTACAACCAACGCGTCGAAGATATACGCTTGTTGAAAATGGAGATAACCAATTTGCAAACGGAACGTGACTGCTTGACGCGCGCCATAAAGAGTACGGCTGATATGCGTGAAGAGATCATACGATTGCAGCGCTCTTTGAATCAGGAGCGCATCAAAGTACGTTCGCTCACGGAGGACGCGAAGACGCCCACTGGCGTGCATCGTTGGCGTATACTCAAGGGAGAAGATCCGAATCGTTATCAGTTGCTGGAGAAAGTGCAGATGCTGCAAAG ACGAAATCTAAAGCAAGAGATACAAAAAGAGAAGTTGCAGCAAAAGCTTGAAGAGTCTCATCGTGTCTGTGACACCCTAAAACGTGTTGTGGAGAATCTACCAACAACCGATGTTAAACAAAAGCTTGTTGTAACGCAG CGCATAAATCGCTCACAACTGAAGAAATTGAAAGCACTGAGCGCTGAACTCTCGATCAATCAAATTGAG